Genomic DNA from Actinomycetes bacterium:
TCGGTCCGCTGGCCGCGCCGGTGGCCGGCGTCGCGTTCGGGTTCGGCTGGACGCCGTGCATCGGCCCGGTGCTCACCAGCGTGCTCGCGCTGGCCGCGAGCACCGGCCAGGCCGGGCGCGGGGCACTGCTGCTGGCCTACTCGGCCGGCCTGGCCGTGCCGTTCCTGGCCGTGCCGTTCCTGGCCGCCGCGTTGGCGCTCGACCGGATGTCCGGCAGCTTCGGCTTCGTCAAGCGCCACTTCACCGCGCTCACGGCCACCTCGGCCGTCCTCCTGGGGGTCTTCGGGATCCTGCTCTCCGTCAACCGCATGCTGCTCGTCACCACCGCCGTCCAGAACACCTTGGCCGCCGTCGGACTCGGTGGCCTCCTCCACCTCGGGTAGGAAAGGGAACTGCCAGTGACCACGAAGCCCGCCCCCGCTCCGGCAACGAGCGGTCGGCCAACAGCCGCCGGGCCCGTGAGGCCGCCAGGGAGCAGACCCGACGGCGCTGGATCGCCAGCGGGGTCGTGGTCGCCGCGGTGGCCCTGTTCGGCGGGGTCGCCGCGGTGGCACTCCGCAGCGGCACCGGCGCTTCGTCAGCCACCACCACGGCCGACGGCTACCGTGCCGACAAGACCGCCTTCGACCTGCCCGCGCTCACCGGTACGGGTCACCTACGGCTGGCGGACCACGTCGGGCGCCCGGTCGTGGTCAACCTCTTCGCGTCCTGGTGCGTGTACTGCAACGAGGAGCTGCCCGGCTTCGTGGAGGTGGCCAAGGCGACCAAGGGCCAGGTCGACTTCATCGACGTCAACACCAGCGAGACCGGGGACGGCGCGGC
This window encodes:
- a CDS encoding TlpA disulfide reductase family protein, which translates into the protein MVAAVALFGGVAAVALRSGTGASSATTTADGYRADKTAFDLPALTGTGHLRLADHVGRPVVVNLFASWCVYCNEELPGFVEVAKATKGQVDFIDVNTSETGDGAAMARRFSLSGAGFSLAKDIGAAPASDL
- a CDS encoding cytochrome c biogenesis protein CcdA; this translates as MRSPWLYQEKRWHPKLDRFGPLAAPVAGVAFGFGWTPCIGPVLTSVLALAASTGQAGRGALLLAYSAGLAVPFLAVPFLAAALALDRMSGSFGFVKRHFTALTATSAVLLGVFGILLSVNRMLLVTTAVQNTLAAVGLGGLLHLG